The sequence AGTGTTCCTGCGGGGCATCCAGGCCAAGGGCCGTCAGGGCCAGATGGTCGGCAAAATAGGCGTAGGCGGTAAAAAAGGGATCGCCCCTGGTTTGCGCACCCCACCAGGTAAAACCGGCATCGGGACCAGCCATCTGGGCAAGACGAAAACGCTGATTGCTCAACCGATCCCGCAGCCGCTCCAACAGAGCCGGATCTGGAGAAAATTGGCGCAAGGCACCATAGGCCAAAGCCAGGGGAATCAACCGGCTGGCACTCTGTTCAACACAGCCGTAAGGATACTCCACCAGTCCGGCGGCCACCCTCTGCAACTGGGAGTCCACGCCCCGGGTCAGGATGACCCGTATATCCCGTGCCCCCGACGGCAGATGGATTCTGGTGGTGCGACCGGTCAGGGCCACCGTCTGGGCCACCGTGTCACGCCACTGGTTGGGAACCACGCCGAGCCGGGTCTCCAGACGGTCCACCACCTGGTTGTCGATGGTCAGCACGCTGTCAATGACCCGGTCGGCGTCGGCCTTGAAGGACAGGGAGATGTGGTTGACCCCGGGCACCAGGCGCAGCTCCCGGGGGGGATCGTCGCCAAATTGCAGGGTTGCCTGTTTTGCCTCCTGGGCCATGTTGAAAGCCATCAACACAGTGTTCACCTCATCCCCCTGTCGGAAACGGGTGGGGCCGCTCCACTTGAGATAGGCCGGCTTTTCCGAAACCAGGAAAGAACTCTGTTGCCCCATCTCCCCGGCAGGTGTGGTTGCCCGGGCCGTGATGCGCCAACGGGTCAGGGAGTCGGGCATGATGAAGGAAAAACGCCCCCGTCCCTGCTCGTCCGTCCTGAGTCGGGGCAACCATGCCGCCGTATCCAGGTTTTCCCGGCGCGGGCGCTCCAGCAGTTTGACGGGCCGGTTGAAACGGGCCGGTGTCTCGCCGTCCCGGGCGGGAATCGCCTGGTCGTAGGTGAAAAAATTGAGGCTGGAAAGGGTGCGCACCTGATTGCGCCGCCAGTGACCAAAGAAGTCCCGAATGTCGGGGGCCAACTCCGGTTGCAGCACGTAGACCATTTCGTCCACCACGCCCACAGCCAGTTGGGCAGCAACCGGTTTTTCCGCCACCGTGGTGCGCATTTCGACCGTCACCCGTTCACCAGGGCGATAGACCGGACGGTCCGGGGTCAGGGCAATGGCAATGGGAGCATTTTCTACCCGGATTCCCTTGTTCTGGAAATAATATTTTCCATCCTGCAAAACAGCGACCGACAGGGTCAGGTTGGGCTGAAACAGGGTCGTGACGGGAATGGCCGCTTCCCACTGGGTGGGCGTGCGTCGGGTCAGGCGCAGCCAATCGGCCCCCCTGGAGAGAAAGCCATGCTGGTATACCCTGTCCCGTTCCAGGGTCAACAACGCCTCCTGCACCGGGGCGGGAAAGGTGAGCAGGGCCTGTACCGTCTCGCCGGGGCGATAAGAATCCTTGTCCAGCACCATGGAAAGTTTGTCGGGGGGTGTTTTCATCCCCTCCCCCGCCACCCAGTGCGCGAGGGTTCCCATGTTGCGCTGCTCCCCGACCTGCAACTCAATCTGGTAGGAGCCGGGTTTGTCGAAGGTGATGAAAAAATGATCTCCCTGCACCGTTCCCCGTTCGGTTACGCCGCCCTCCAGACGCTGCAACAACCAGGTCACGGGCTGCCCCCCCGAGTCGGTGGCAGGACGCCGCACCGTAAATTTGACCTTGGCACCGGGTTGGGTGATGCGCTGCCCGGTCTCAATCCGGTAGGGCGGTGTTTCCGCCTCCACGAGCAGATCGCGTATGGCCGACACTCGATAGGAGGTGGCGTCAGAACCCACCACGCGCAACGTCAGACGGCTGGGTTGTTCCACCGGAGGGAGGGTAAAACGGACAGACCCCTCCTGATCGGCGGTCAGACTGGTCTGGGTCAGTTGGACGGGAAAGCGCCCCTGCTGGCGATGTTCGTAGTCGGACATGGCCAAGGTTTGGGCGCGCAGGCTCAGTTCCAGGTTCAATCCGACCACGGGTTGTCCCCCGGGATGGCGGGCACGAATCACCCCGGAGAGGGTTTCACGGGTTTTGAACGATTTTTTGTCAAAATGGATGTCGATGTCATAATGGGGCCTGGCATAATTGGCCACCCGGAAGGAGGCGGCATAGGGTTCGTTCCGATAGATCAGGCGCAGTGTATAGCCGCCGGGCGGGGCCTGATCCGGGAGTTGAAAGGCCCCATCGCCCCCCCCTGCCGGGTCAAGATGAAAAGTGGTGGAAGCCACCGGGGCACCCGTGGGATCAAGCGCCGTCAGGTGAATGGGACCGGCCTTCAGCAGCTCCGATTGCCGGGCATCCTGAAATCGGCGCCCCACCAGCTTGAAGCGTACCGTATCGCCGGGACGGTAAAGGGGGCGGTCGGTGAAGGCAAACAGTTTGGCGTTGTGAATCTCGCTGTCATAATAAAAATTTTCCGACACATGAACCCCGCCGTGGCGGTCCCGGGCGATGAGATAGGAGCGTTCCGGGGTGGGTTGATCGAACACGGCAGTTCCGTCGTTGCCGGTGACCTGGCTTTGCAGGGTTCCGGCACCATCGGTGAGCAGCAATTGGGTCCCGGGAGCGAGGGTGCCGTTTTGCTTGTCAGCGGTCCAGACAAACAACTGGTGCCCCGATGTCTTGGTGATTGCCGCCGTGTCCGAAACAAAGACCAGGGTCACGGCACGATAGGTTCCGAGCAAACCTTCCACCAGATAAAGCCCGGGAGACAACTCGCCCAGGGGAAGGGGAACGTTTCCCTTGCGCACCCGGACAAATTCGTGACTGGAACCGGCCACCTTGACATTCCCGGGTGGCTGAATGGGTTTGGCCTGCCACAGGGGATAGCGAAACCGGCTGAGCAGGGGAAATTCCG is a genomic window of Magnetococcales bacterium containing:
- a CDS encoding alpha-2-macroglobulin family protein, coding for MATPQRKFQFFGRLSLLFLALLTLPARSAAEREYGLLGIQESGYVMAEGDTFFLLADTGFTSREKAVIRLEGPSWALHAYTGVDILVYRIPDPLEFLRKQSNLHRVRVPGRYDGEGLANAMNYVWDVWYKKSRLGWQRIFAPEARTRAVAREPRFKQAPAHTYKTRFEDNPQYAPLTEFPLLSRFRYPLWQAKPIQPPGNVKVAGSSHEFVRVRKGNVPLPLGELSPGLYLVEGLLGTYRAVTLVFVSDTAAITKTSGHQLFVWTADKQNGTLAPGTQLLLTDGAGTLQSQVTGNDGTAVFDQPTPERSYLIARDRHGGVHVSENFYYDSEIHNAKLFAFTDRPLYRPGDTVRFKLVGRRFQDARQSELLKAGPIHLTALDPTGAPVASTTFHLDPAGGGDGAFQLPDQAPPGGYTLRLIYRNEPYAASFRVANYARPHYDIDIHFDKKSFKTRETLSGVIRARHPGGQPVVGLNLELSLRAQTLAMSDYEHRQQGRFPVQLTQTSLTADQEGSVRFTLPPVEQPSRLTLRVVGSDATSYRVSAIRDLLVEAETPPYRIETGQRITQPGAKVKFTVRRPATDSGGQPVTWLLQRLEGGVTERGTVQGDHFFITFDKPGSYQIELQVGEQRNMGTLAHWVAGEGMKTPPDKLSMVLDKDSYRPGETVQALLTFPAPVQEALLTLERDRVYQHGFLSRGADWLRLTRRTPTQWEAAIPVTTLFQPNLTLSVAVLQDGKYYFQNKGIRVENAPIAIALTPDRPVYRPGERVTVEMRTTVAEKPVAAQLAVGVVDEMVYVLQPELAPDIRDFFGHWRRNQVRTLSSLNFFTYDQAIPARDGETPARFNRPVKLLERPRRENLDTAAWLPRLRTDEQGRGRFSFIMPDSLTRWRITARATTPAGEMGQQSSFLVSEKPAYLKWSGPTRFRQGDEVNTVLMAFNMAQEAKQATLQFGDDPPRELRLVPGVNHISLSFKADADRVIDSVLTIDNQVVDRLETRLGVVPNQWRDTVAQTVALTGRTTRIHLPSGARDIRVILTRGVDSQLQRVAAGLVEYPYGCVEQSASRLIPLALAYGALRQFSPDPALLERLRDRLSNQRFRLAQMAGPDAGFTWWGAQTRGDPFFTAYAYFADHLALTALGLDAPQEHWLEALQVYHAGHAHQPLLLRALALWLAGEMRLPVRNQATGVAEALLKELHSQAGEGPKAQAGEGPKALAGEGQNPLASQILSDKQTPQGRDFALLLLEELLGDTGNNMSGFTAAAQEAGERIRRRADAFSQALHLLHRVRMGGKRVAEEEAATILANISEQAPTLDRALALIFVHRALGGGRTEDAGKIPDLEQPWIRQTTQVGSVAWHHPGPAGNRLEINLAGDPLPDLTAYLTYSDPQPLTNTIDLDIRRQLYLLTPVKERPKPDYEGGKQPVEVLFQARRVAPGEPLDATALYLDAITLDPHGVNRRFGLLEVPLPPGAELEPFTWGMGVQGVEEDAAEREAEGEGEEAKGEPLLLPKTHAEMIEGSYVVPVPDFARGMRKKAGVHTFRHLVRFPLRGSMNLPPVRYFSMVNPGEHARGSQPPVLVIR